In the Staphylococcus sp. IVB6240 genome, one interval contains:
- a CDS encoding glyceraldehyde-3-phosphate dehydrogenase codes for MTTKIAINGLGRIGRMVLRIALNNEDIELVALNASYPPETIAHLIKYDTTHGLFNKPVEATENGIKVDGKEIKLVSDRNPENLPWKDLGIDVVVEATGKFNHGDKAIAHIKAGAKKVILTGPSKGGEVQTIVKGVNDKDLDVEKYDIFSNASCTTNCLAPVAKILNDEFGIVNGLMTTVHSVTNDQKNLDNPHKDLRRARAAFESIIPTSTGAAKALALVLPELEGKLHGMALRVPTKNVSLVDLVVDLKQSVTKEQVNEVFRKNDLDGIVETVDVPLVSDDFMTNPHSAIIDAPSTIVMGDNKVKVLAWYDNEWGYSNRVVEVLQLIAKEIA; via the coding sequence ATGACGACAAAGATTGCGATTAATGGATTAGGTCGTATCGGCCGTATGGTATTACGTATTGCATTAAATAATGAGGACATTGAGCTAGTAGCTTTAAATGCAAGTTACCCACCTGAAACAATTGCTCATCTTATTAAGTATGATACAACTCATGGTCTTTTTAACAAGCCAGTAGAAGCGACAGAAAATGGTATTAAAGTGGATGGTAAAGAAATTAAACTTGTATCAGACCGTAATCCAGAAAACTTACCATGGAAAGATTTAGGTATTGATGTTGTTGTTGAAGCGACAGGTAAATTCAACCATGGTGATAAAGCAATTGCGCATATCAAAGCAGGTGCAAAAAAGGTTATTTTAACAGGTCCATCAAAAGGTGGAGAAGTTCAAACAATCGTTAAAGGTGTAAACGATAAGGACTTAGATGTGGAAAAATATGATATTTTCAGTAATGCATCTTGTACAACAAACTGTTTAGCGCCGGTTGCTAAGATCTTAAATGACGAATTTGGTATTGTGAATGGATTAATGACAACTGTTCACTCTGTTACAAATGATCAAAAGAACTTAGACAACCCTCATAAAGATTTACGTCGTGCACGTGCAGCATTTGAAAGTATTATTCCAACTTCAACTGGTGCAGCGAAAGCACTTGCGCTCGTATTACCTGAATTAGAAGGTAAATTACACGGTATGGCATTACGTGTACCAACGAAAAACGTATCACTTGTTGACTTGGTTGTAGACTTAAAACAATCAGTGACAAAAGAACAAGTGAATGAAGTATTCCGTAAAAATGACTTAGATGGCATCGTTGAAACGGTGGATGTACCGCTTGTATCAGATGACTTTATGACAAATCCACATTCAGCAATTATTGATGCACCATCAACAATTGTAATGGGCGATAATAAAGTTAAAGTATTAGCATGGTATGACAATGAGTGGGGTTACTCTAACCGTGTCGTAGAAGTGCTACAATTAATCGCAAAAGAAATCGCATAA
- the nrdR gene encoding transcriptional regulator NrdR encodes MKCPKCNHTQSRVIDSRHAEDTNSIRRRRECEQCGTRFTTFEHIEISPLIVVKKDGTREQFNREKIINGLVRSCEKRPVRFEQLEAITNQVEWQLRESGVAEVSSRDVGEYVMDLLMKVDQVSYVRFASVYREFKDVDQLLESMQGILKENKRSEG; translated from the coding sequence GTGAAATGTCCAAAATGTAACCATACACAATCTCGTGTCATAGACTCAAGACATGCAGAAGATACAAACTCCATCAGAAGAAGACGTGAATGTGAACAATGTGGCACGCGTTTCACAACTTTCGAACATATAGAAATCAGTCCGTTGATCGTCGTTAAAAAAGATGGGACGAGAGAACAATTTAATCGTGAGAAAATTATTAATGGACTTGTTCGTTCATGTGAAAAACGTCCAGTACGCTTTGAACAATTAGAAGCCATTACAAATCAAGTTGAGTGGCAATTGCGAGAGTCTGGTGTCGCTGAAGTATCATCTCGTGATGTTGGGGAATATGTGATGGACTTATTAATGAAGGTCGATCAAGTGTCATATGTACGTTTTGCTTCTGTATATAGAGAGTTTAAAGATGTCGATCAACTTCTGGAATCAATGCAGGGTATATTAAAAGAAAATAAGCGGAGTGAAGGTTAA
- a CDS encoding DnaD domain protein yields MSLSMQANPLRPHDGFRVIQQFHKQPLHEEILNRLFTPLIGATTIGIYHFLSQFDTSSKEGMTHYTVMSELKMNLITFREHADLLEGIGLMRTYVRHSEETTQLIYELLPPPTPNEFFNDPMLSIYFYQVVGQQRYHQLKSHFVFQPVDTEGFTDVTKKFTDVFKVPKQTFYRPEKNLAESTYHGVDLTDVSFDFEFLADMLQTHYISKEILTEPTKTLIVQLATLYRISPDQMKTLILKSLNSDQTLSMVDLRKHAQAHFLNMNQQTLPALQKQKLQTVAEQSGSTEEQDEDISVESWDDWYHLMDNTSPVVMLTSYGGSEPPLYQKRMIEELMTREGFGFGVINILLQYVMQKIDNSLPENYVYAIASTWKKSGVVDAKAAHQKAMEVQRNEEKAHEKKSQPQKNYYTKGAVYEEKPRWMTHPEEFKSKDEDLDALERDRNAFLEELKQSRKAGDE; encoded by the coding sequence ATGTCATTATCAATGCAGGCCAATCCATTGCGTCCACATGATGGTTTTCGTGTGATTCAACAATTTCATAAACAGCCTTTGCACGAGGAAATATTAAACCGACTTTTTACCCCTTTAATTGGTGCAACAACCATCGGGATTTATCATTTTTTAAGTCAATTTGATACGTCATCGAAAGAGGGGATGACGCATTATACAGTGATGTCAGAGTTGAAAATGAATTTGATCACTTTTAGAGAACATGCAGATTTATTAGAAGGTATTGGTCTCATGCGTACGTATGTCCGTCATTCAGAAGAAACGACGCAACTGATTTATGAATTACTGCCACCACCGACTCCGAATGAGTTTTTCAATGACCCGATGCTTTCTATTTACTTTTACCAAGTTGTTGGACAGCAACGTTATCATCAATTGAAGTCACATTTTGTATTTCAACCAGTGGATACAGAAGGTTTTACAGATGTCACTAAAAAATTTACAGATGTATTTAAGGTGCCGAAACAGACATTTTATAGGCCAGAGAAAAATTTAGCAGAATCAACTTATCATGGTGTTGATTTGACAGATGTATCATTTGATTTTGAATTTTTAGCAGATATGTTGCAGACGCACTATATTAGTAAAGAAATTTTGACAGAACCTACAAAAACATTAATTGTTCAACTGGCAACACTTTATCGTATATCTCCTGATCAGATGAAGACACTTATTTTAAAGTCATTGAACAGTGATCAAACGCTATCAATGGTGGACTTACGAAAACATGCACAAGCACACTTTTTAAATATGAACCAACAAACATTACCAGCACTACAAAAGCAAAAGTTACAAACAGTAGCAGAGCAATCGGGATCTACTGAGGAACAAGATGAAGATATCTCAGTTGAAAGTTGGGATGACTGGTATCACTTAATGGATAATACAAGTCCTGTCGTGATGTTAACGTCTTATGGGGGCTCTGAGCCACCGCTGTATCAAAAGCGTATGATTGAAGAATTGATGACACGTGAAGGTTTTGGTTTTGGCGTTATCAACATTTTACTGCAATATGTTATGCAAAAAATCGATAATAGCTTACCTGAAAATTATGTATATGCCATAGCGTCTACTTGGAAAAAAAGTGGGGTTGTCGATGCCAAAGCAGCGCATCAAAAAGCGATGGAAGTTCAACGGAATGAAGAAAAAGCGCATGAGAAAAAAAGTCAACCTCAAAAAAATTACTATACAAAAGGTGCTGTTTACGAGGAAAAACCACGTTGGATGACACACCCTGAAGAATTTAAATCTAAAGATGAAGATTTGGATGCTTTAGAGCGAGATCGTAATGCATTCTTGGAAGAACTTAAACAGAGTAGAAAGGCGGGTGATGAATGA
- the dnaI gene encoding primosomal protein DnaI has translation MKPFDQIMGANDAIQKRIEKIKRQVINDPDVKAFLEAHQSEITSDMIENDLNILQEYKDQQKHYTDNHTFENCPNFVKGHIPELYVEHQRIKIRYKPCPCKIRHDEERLSQSMITSFHMHPETLNAKLEDVYMDRRNRLDLAMQFKTLIDDIVDQKPVKGFYLYGALGTGKSFILGAIANELKERHVPTTIIYVPEFIRILKNGFKDGTTTKKIEQIRSAKVLILDDIGAEDMTPWARDEVLGPVLHYRMIQELPTFFSSNLDFDELEAHIARTKNGVEWTKAQRIMERVKTLAKPYKLEGENYRNR, from the coding sequence ATGAAGCCATTTGATCAAATTATGGGCGCTAATGATGCCATTCAAAAGCGTATTGAAAAAATTAAGCGACAAGTCATTAACGATCCAGACGTCAAAGCATTTTTAGAGGCGCATCAATCTGAAATAACAAGTGATATGATTGAAAATGATTTAAATATTTTACAAGAATATAAAGATCAGCAGAAACATTATACAGATAATCACACGTTTGAAAATTGTCCGAACTTTGTGAAGGGACATATTCCAGAATTATATGTTGAACATCAGCGTATAAAAATTCGTTATAAACCTTGTCCGTGTAAAATTCGACATGACGAAGAGCGACTATCTCAAAGTATGATTACATCATTCCACATGCATCCTGAAACATTAAATGCGAAGTTAGAAGATGTCTACATGGACCGTCGTAACCGTTTAGACCTAGCGATGCAATTTAAAACATTAATTGATGATATTGTGGATCAAAAACCAGTAAAAGGCTTTTATTTATATGGCGCGCTAGGTACAGGTAAGTCATTCATCCTTGGCGCGATTGCCAATGAATTGAAAGAACGCCATGTACCGACAACGATTATTTATGTGCCAGAATTTATACGTATCTTAAAAAATGGCTTTAAAGATGGTACAACTACGAAAAAAATTGAACAAATACGTTCTGCTAAAGTACTTATCTTAGATGATATTGGTGCAGAGGATATGACGCCATGGGCACGTGACGAAGTATTAGGTCCTGTGTTGCATTATCGTATGATTCAAGAGTTGCCAACGTTCTTTAGTTCTAATTTAGATTTTGATGAACTAGAGGCGCATATCGCACGTACGAAAAATGGTGTGGAATGGACGAAGGCACAACGAATCATGGAACGTGTTAAAACATTAGCCAAACCTTATAAATTAGAAGGCGAAAATTATAGAAACCGTTGA
- the thrS gene encoding threonine--tRNA ligase, whose protein sequence is MGQINVRFPDGNSKAFDKGITTEEIAQSISPGLRKKAVAGKYNGEMVDLTRALEVDGDIEIITPGSDEALEVLRHSTAHLMAQALKRLYGDVKFGVGPVIDGGFYYDFDMPEKISSDDFEKIEKTMAQIVNENHKIERRVVSREEAKDFFKEDPYKQELIDAIPEDENVTLYSQGEFTDLCRGVHVPSTAKIKEFKLLSTAGAYWRGDSNNKMLQRIYGTAFFDKKELKAHLKMLEERKERDHRRIGKDMELFTNNQLVGAGLPLWLPNGATIRREIERYIVDKEVALGYDHVYTPVLANVDLYKTSGHWDHYKDDMFPAMQLDADEAMVLRPMNCPHHMMVYANKPHSYRELPIRIAELGTMHRYEASGAVSGLQRVRGMTLNDAHIFVRPDQIKEEFKRVVEMILNVYEDFGFKDYKFRLSYRDPEDKEKYFDDDDMWNEAESMLKEAVDEFGLEYEEAIGEAAFYGPKLDVQVKTAMGKEETLSTAQLDFLLPKKFELSYIGQDGEHHQPVVIHRGVVSTMERFVAFLTEETKGAFPTWLAPQQVEIIPVNVDLHYDYAREIHDTLKSQGVRVNIDDRNEKMGYKIREAQMKKIPYQIVVGDKEVENHEVNVRQYGSKDQETMEAEDFVWRLVDEIRLKKQR, encoded by the coding sequence ATGGGACAAATTAATGTACGTTTTCCAGATGGTAATAGCAAGGCGTTTGACAAAGGGATTACAACTGAAGAAATTGCACAATCAATCAGCCCAGGATTGCGTAAAAAAGCAGTTGCAGGAAAATATAATGGTGAGATGGTTGATTTAACACGTGCACTAGAAGTAGATGGCGACATTGAAATTATTACACCGGGTAGCGATGAAGCTTTAGAAGTGCTAAGACACTCTACAGCGCATTTAATGGCACAAGCATTAAAACGTTTATACGGTGATGTGAAGTTTGGTGTGGGTCCAGTCATTGATGGTGGTTTCTACTATGACTTTGATATGCCGGAAAAAATCTCAAGTGACGACTTCGAGAAAATTGAAAAAACAATGGCACAAATTGTGAATGAAAATCATAAAATTGAACGTCGTGTTGTTTCTAGAGAAGAAGCAAAAGACTTTTTCAAAGAAGATCCATACAAGCAAGAATTAATTGATGCCATTCCTGAAGATGAAAATGTAACATTGTATTCTCAAGGTGAATTCACTGACTTATGCCGTGGGGTACACGTACCATCTACAGCAAAAATTAAAGAATTCAAATTATTATCAACAGCTGGTGCATACTGGCGTGGCGACAGCAATAACAAAATGTTACAACGTATTTACGGTACAGCTTTCTTTGATAAAAAAGAATTAAAAGCACACTTAAAAATGTTAGAAGAGCGTAAAGAACGTGACCATCGTCGTATTGGTAAAGATATGGAACTCTTTACAAACAATCAATTAGTGGGTGCTGGTTTACCATTATGGTTACCAAATGGTGCGACAATCCGTCGTGAAATTGAACGCTATATTGTGGATAAAGAAGTGGCATTAGGCTATGACCATGTGTATACACCAGTATTAGCGAATGTTGATTTATACAAAACATCAGGTCACTGGGATCACTACAAAGATGACATGTTCCCAGCAATGCAATTAGATGCGGATGAAGCAATGGTATTACGTCCAATGAACTGTCCTCACCATATGATGGTTTATGCGAACAAACCGCATTCATATCGTGAATTACCAATCCGAATCGCTGAGTTAGGTACAATGCACCGTTATGAAGCAAGTGGTGCGGTATCAGGCTTACAACGTGTTCGTGGTATGACATTGAACGATGCGCATATTTTCGTACGTCCAGACCAAATCAAAGAAGAATTCAAACGCGTTGTCGAAATGATTCTTAATGTGTATGAAGATTTCGGCTTCAAAGATTATAAATTCCGTTTAAGCTATCGTGACCCAGAAGATAAAGAGAAATATTTCGATGACGACGATATGTGGAATGAAGCTGAGTCAATGTTAAAAGAAGCAGTTGACGAGTTCGGTTTAGAATATGAAGAGGCAATTGGAGAAGCGGCATTCTACGGCCCTAAATTAGACGTGCAAGTTAAAACAGCGATGGGCAAAGAAGAAACATTATCAACAGCACAACTTGACTTCTTATTACCGAAAAAATTCGAACTATCATATATCGGACAAGATGGTGAACACCATCAACCAGTTGTTATCCACCGTGGTGTTGTTTCTACAATGGAACGCTTTGTTGCATTCTTAACTGAAGAAACAAAAGGGGCATTCCCAACATGGTTAGCGCCACAGCAAGTTGAAATTATTCCGGTAAACGTTGACTTACATTATGATTACGCGCGTGAAATTCATGATACACTAAAATCACAAGGTGTGCGTGTGAACATTGACGATCGTAACGAAAAAATGGGTTACAAAATTCGTGAAGCACAAATGAAAAAAATTCCTTACCAAATTGTTGTCGGTGACAAAGAAGTTGAAAATCACGAAGTCAATGTACGTCAATATGGTTCTAAAGATCAAGAAACAATGGAAGCAGAAGACTTCGTATGGCGTCTTGTTGATGAAATTCGTCTAAAAAAACAAAGATAG
- a CDS encoding amino acid permease: protein MSNEKLQTENGVQRHLKDRHISMIAIGGAIGTGLFMTSGGAVHDAGPLGALLGYAIIGLMVFFLMTSLGEMATYLPVTGSFSTYATRFVDPSLGFALGWNYWFNWVITVAADVTIAAHVIEYWEPLQFLPAWAWSLIFMAIIFGLNLLSVQVYGESEYWFAFIKVATVIVFIIVGLLTIFGIMGGTAVGFDTFTQGDGPILGDGFGGSLLAVFGVFLIAGFSFQGTEIVGITAGESENPERAVPKAIKQVFWRILLFYVFAIFIIGMLIPYNHPALMGGGEDIATSPFTLVFKNAGLAFAASFMNAVILTSVLSAGNSGMYASTRMLYSMSRDGLAAKSFSRTNRDGTPWVAMLSTAFVVILIFIVEQVNGNAYEYIVAASGLTGFIAWLGIAISHYRFRKAFDAQNYDVSKLKYKAKWFPFGPLLALVLCVIVIIGQDVDFIQGGGFDPKRFFITYMGIPVFLFFFLYHKLRYKTKLIPLDKVNLSQDVSMDEKNFHKYVD from the coding sequence ATGAGTAACGAAAAATTACAAACAGAGAATGGCGTACAACGTCATTTGAAAGATCGTCATATCTCGATGATTGCCATCGGTGGGGCCATCGGAACGGGACTTTTTATGACATCTGGAGGAGCGGTACATGATGCTGGGCCACTCGGTGCATTACTCGGTTATGCGATTATCGGTTTAATGGTATTTTTCTTAATGACATCATTAGGGGAAATGGCAACTTACTTACCTGTAACTGGGTCATTTAGTACATATGCGACACGCTTTGTTGATCCGTCGCTTGGATTTGCTTTAGGTTGGAACTATTGGTTTAACTGGGTTATCACAGTTGCGGCTGACGTGACCATTGCCGCTCACGTTATCGAGTATTGGGAGCCATTACAATTTTTACCAGCATGGGCATGGAGCTTGATTTTCATGGCAATTATTTTTGGATTGAATTTACTCTCAGTTCAAGTATATGGTGAAAGTGAATATTGGTTTGCATTTATCAAAGTCGCAACTGTCATTGTCTTTATTATCGTAGGTTTATTAACCATCTTCGGTATTATGGGTGGTACAGCAGTTGGCTTTGATACATTCACACAAGGCGATGGACCTATTTTAGGTGACGGTTTCGGTGGTAGTTTACTTGCTGTATTCGGTGTATTCTTAATCGCCGGCTTCTCATTCCAAGGAACTGAGATTGTAGGGATTACAGCAGGAGAATCAGAAAACCCTGAACGCGCCGTACCAAAAGCAATCAAACAAGTATTCTGGCGTATTCTTTTATTCTACGTATTCGCTATATTCATTATTGGTATGTTAATTCCTTACAATCACCCAGCATTAATGGGTGGTGGAGAAGATATCGCGACATCACCATTTACACTTGTATTTAAAAATGCAGGTCTGGCATTTGCTGCCTCGTTCATGAATGCAGTCATCTTAACATCTGTATTATCAGCAGGTAACTCTGGGATGTATGCAAGTACACGTATGCTTTATTCAATGAGTCGTGATGGCTTAGCAGCGAAATCATTCAGTAGAACAAATAGAGATGGTACACCATGGGTAGCAATGCTTTCTACTGCATTTGTTGTTATTCTGATCTTTATTGTAGAACAAGTAAATGGTAATGCTTATGAGTACATCGTTGCCGCAAGTGGTTTGACAGGCTTTATTGCTTGGTTAGGTATTGCGATTAGTCATTATCGCTTCCGTAAAGCATTTGACGCACAAAACTACGATGTATCTAAACTGAAATACAAAGCAAAATGGTTCCCATTCGGTCCATTACTTGCACTCGTACTCTGTGTGATCGTTATTATTGGACAAGACGTTGACTTTATCCAAGGTGGCGGATTCGATCCAAAACGTTTCTTTATCACATATATGGGTATTCCAGTATTCTTATTCTTTTTCCTATATCACAAATTAAGATATAAAACGAAATTAATTCCATTGGACAAAGTGAACTTGAGCCAAGATGTTTCAATGGACGAAAAAAACTTTCATAAATATGTTGACTAA
- the infC gene encoding translation initiation factor IF-3 yields the protein MSTIAKDQTQVNEKIRARELRVIGQNGDQLGIKSKQEALEMAERLNLDVVVVAPNAKPPVARIMDYGKYKFEQQKKEKEMKKKQKVINVKEIRLSPTIEEHDFNTKLKNGRKFLTKGDKVKVSIRFRGRAITHKEIGQRVLENFADECKDIATVEQKPKMEGRQMFLMLAPINEK from the coding sequence GTGTCAACCATAGCTAAGGATCAAACGCAAGTAAACGAAAAGATTCGCGCTAGAGAGCTACGTGTTATTGGTCAGAACGGTGACCAACTCGGTATCAAATCGAAGCAAGAAGCATTGGAAATGGCAGAACGACTTAACTTAGATGTCGTTGTTGTTGCCCCTAATGCAAAACCGCCAGTTGCTCGTATCATGGATTACGGTAAATACAAGTTCGAGCAGCAGAAAAAAGAAAAAGAAATGAAGAAGAAACAAAAAGTCATCAATGTGAAAGAAATCCGCTTAAGTCCAACGATTGAAGAACATGACTTCAATACAAAACTTAAGAACGGTAGAAAGTTCTTAACAAAAGGTGACAAAGTTAAAGTTTCTATTCGTTTCAGAGGGCGTGCCATTACACATAAAGAAATCGGCCAACGCGTTTTAGAGAATTTTGCTGACGAGTGTAAAGATATTGCAACTGTTGAGCAAAAGCCTAAAATGGAAGGTCGCCAAATGTTCCTTATGTTGGCGCCAATTAACGAAAAATAA
- the rpmI gene encoding 50S ribosomal protein L35 yields the protein MPKMKTHRGAAKRVKRTGSGKLKRSRAYTSHLFANKSTKQKRKLRKAALVSKSDSKRVRQLLTYVK from the coding sequence ATGCCTAAAATGAAAACTCACCGCGGAGCTGCGAAACGTGTTAAAAGAACTGGAAGTGGGAAATTAAAACGCTCTAGAGCTTACACATCTCACTTATTCGCTAACAAATCAACAAAACAAAAACGTAAATTACGTAAAGCAGCGCTTGTGTCTAAGAGTGACTCAAAACGCGTAAGACAATTATTAACATACGTTAAATAA
- the rplT gene encoding 50S ribosomal protein L20, with the protein MPRVKGGTVTRARRKKTIKLAKGYFGAKSTLYKVAKQQVMKSGQYSFRDRRQRKRDFRKLWITRINAAARQHDMSYSRLMNGLKLAGIDINRKMLSEIAIADEKAFAELVNKAKDALK; encoded by the coding sequence ATGCCACGTGTAAAAGGTGGAACAGTAACAAGAGCGCGTCGTAAAAAGACAATCAAATTAGCTAAAGGTTACTTCGGTGCGAAAAGCACTTTATATAAAGTAGCAAAACAACAAGTAATGAAATCAGGTCAATATTCATTCCGTGACCGTCGTCAAAGAAAACGTGACTTCCGTAAATTATGGATCACTCGTATTAACGCAGCTGCTCGTCAACATGACATGAGCTACTCACGTTTAATGAACGGCTTAAAATTAGCTGGTATTGACATCAACCGTAAAATGCTTTCTGAAATCGCAATCGCTGACGAAAAAGCATTTGCTGAATTAGTAAACAAAGCGAAAGACGCTTTAAAATAA
- a CDS encoding NUDIX domain-containing protein, producing MSKFDEQIIVVPRDILFDNESHAFNGFIREDDAKSKAIFNTLDQYEVKRRGDMEEDPSYKQLISYCILENEDQDILVYQRLSGGGEARLHGLASIGVGGHMNDVPGEDNVMAIIEDNTSRELLEEVGLSVENTSGLQHVGFINDDTNEVGQVHTGVVFKVKVQKDQVEVRETDTLSIQWQSLEDINDLSKFESWSALILEQWN from the coding sequence ATGTCAAAATTCGATGAACAAATTATAGTAGTCCCGAGAGATATCTTATTTGATAATGAAAGTCATGCATTTAATGGCTTTATTAGAGAAGATGATGCAAAAAGTAAAGCTATTTTCAATACATTAGATCAATATGAAGTGAAACGCCGTGGTGATATGGAAGAAGATCCTTCATATAAACAATTGATTTCATATTGTATTTTAGAAAATGAAGATCAAGATATTTTAGTTTACCAACGTCTATCTGGCGGAGGTGAGGCACGTTTACATGGTTTAGCATCGATCGGTGTGGGCGGCCATATGAATGATGTGCCTGGAGAAGATAATGTCATGGCTATTATTGAGGACAATACAAGTCGTGAATTATTAGAGGAAGTCGGATTGTCTGTTGAAAATACATCAGGATTGCAACATGTTGGATTTATTAATGACGATACAAATGAAGTGGGTCAAGTCCATACAGGTGTTGTCTTTAAAGTGAAAGTTCAAAAAGATCAAGTAGAAGTTCGTGAAACAGATACATTATCTATTCAATGGCAATCATTGGAGGATATCAATGACTTATCAAAGTTTGAATCATGGAGTGCACTTATTTTAGAACAATGGAATTAG
- the tig gene encoding trigger factor, whose protein sequence is MTATWEKKEGNEGLLEVTVPAKKVDEALNQAFKKVVKNLNVPGFRKGKVPRPIFEQRFGVESLYQDALDILLQPAYSDAIDETGINPVAQPEIDIKQLEKGKDFIFEATVTVEPEVELGEYKGLEIEKQDVTVTDDMVEDAVQQRLEAMADMVVKEDGAVEEGDTVNLDFDGYVDGEQFEGGQAEGYDLEVGSGSFIPGFEEQLVGLKLEEEKDVEVTFPEEYHAAELAGKAATFKVKINEIKAKEVPTLDDELASELDADAENVDAYKANVRKQLEEAKKNDAENLQKEEAVIKASDNATIDIPEAMIRQEQDRMIQEFAQNMQQQGLDLKTYFEISGQSEEDMREQMKDDAEQRVKTNLTLDAIAKAENIEASDEDVDKELEKMSEQFGISVEDIKKTLGNTDLIKNDVRVRKVLDLLISEAKLVDAPADSEEE, encoded by the coding sequence ATGACAGCAACATGGGAAAAAAAAGAAGGTAATGAAGGGTTACTTGAAGTAACTGTACCTGCGAAAAAAGTAGACGAAGCATTAAACCAAGCATTCAAAAAAGTAGTTAAAAATTTAAACGTACCTGGTTTCCGTAAAGGTAAAGTACCACGTCCAATTTTCGAACAACGTTTTGGCGTAGAAAGCTTATACCAAGATGCGCTTGACATCTTATTACAACCAGCTTACAGCGATGCAATTGATGAAACGGGTATCAACCCAGTTGCACAACCTGAAATTGACATTAAACAATTAGAAAAAGGTAAAGACTTCATCTTTGAAGCAACTGTAACTGTTGAGCCAGAAGTTGAACTTGGTGAATACAAAGGTTTAGAAATTGAAAAACAAGACGTGACAGTTACTGACGATATGGTTGAAGATGCTGTTCAACAACGCCTTGAAGCAATGGCAGACATGGTTGTTAAAGAAGACGGTGCTGTTGAAGAAGGCGACACTGTAAACTTAGACTTCGATGGTTATGTTGATGGTGAACAATTCGAAGGTGGACAAGCTGAAGGATACGACTTAGAAGTTGGTTCAGGTTCATTCATTCCTGGATTTGAAGAACAATTAGTAGGCTTAAAACTTGAAGAAGAAAAAGACGTTGAAGTTACATTCCCTGAAGAATACCATGCAGCAGAATTAGCAGGAAAAGCTGCAACATTCAAAGTGAAAATCAACGAAATCAAAGCTAAAGAAGTACCAACTTTAGATGATGAGTTAGCTAGTGAATTAGATGCAGATGCTGAAAACGTAGATGCATACAAAGCGAACGTTCGTAAACAATTAGAAGAAGCGAAGAAAAACGATGCTGAAAACTTACAAAAAGAAGAAGCAGTGATTAAAGCTTCTGACAATGCTACAATCGACATTCCAGAAGCAATGATTAGACAAGAACAAGATCGCATGATCCAAGAGTTTGCACAAAATATGCAACAACAAGGATTAGACTTGAAAACATACTTCGAAATTTCAGGTCAATCTGAAGAAGATATGCGTGAACAAATGAAAGACGACGCTGAACAACGCGTTAAAACAAACTTAACATTAGACGCAATCGCTAAAGCTGAAAACATTGAAGCAAGTGATGAAGACGTTGATAAAGAATTAGAAAAAATGAGTGAACAATTTGGTATCTCAGTAGAAGATATTAAAAAGACACTTGGTAACACAGATCTAATTAAAAACGATGTACGTGTACGCAAAGTTTTAGACTTATTAATTTCAGAAGCGAAATTAGTAGATGCACCAGCTGATAGCGAAGAAGAATAA